A portion of the Blastopirellula sediminis genome contains these proteins:
- the nth gene encoding endonuclease III, giving the protein MPKKISLEDRKKQARRVVKQLATDYPIAECALNYETPYQLLIATILSAQCTDARVNIVTKELFAKYPTAEDIAALPIAKIEKLVQTTGFFRNKAKNIKAASQKLVDDYDGEVPQDLEALVALPGVGRKTANVVLGTAFDMPTGVVVDTHVGRLSRRMGLTAKTDAVKVEEELMELLPKKEWIQFSHRMIHHGRAICDARKPKCDQCHFAKFCPQVGVAV; this is encoded by the coding sequence TTGCCGAAGAAAATCTCGCTCGAAGACCGTAAGAAACAAGCGCGCCGCGTCGTCAAACAACTCGCGACCGACTACCCGATCGCTGAGTGCGCACTGAATTACGAAACGCCGTATCAACTGCTGATCGCGACGATCCTGTCGGCGCAATGCACCGACGCGCGGGTCAATATTGTGACCAAAGAGCTGTTCGCCAAATATCCGACCGCGGAAGATATCGCGGCGCTACCGATCGCAAAGATTGAGAAGTTGGTGCAAACCACCGGCTTTTTTCGGAACAAGGCGAAAAACATCAAAGCGGCCTCGCAGAAGCTGGTCGACGACTATGACGGCGAAGTTCCGCAAGATCTGGAGGCCTTGGTCGCCCTTCCCGGCGTCGGACGCAAAACGGCGAACGTCGTGCTGGGGACCGCCTTCGACATGCCGACCGGAGTGGTCGTCGACACGCATGTAGGGCGATTGAGCCGCCGCATGGGGCTGACCGCCAAGACGGACGCAGTAAAGGTTGAAGAAGAGTTGATGGAACTGCTGCCGAAAAAAGAATGGATCCAATTTTCCCATCGCATGATCCATCACGGCCGCGCGATCTGCGACGCTAGAAAGCCGAAATGCGATCAGTGCCACTTCGCCAAATTCTGCCCTCAGGTGGGGGTCGCCGTGTAG
- a CDS encoding DUF4129 domain-containing protein — protein sequence MGKRQTELDYAVIAINPALIMLLVGSLVLFLLELFYRGPYMGRMQFIMGDFVFACVLLSRLTIEEGFEKSGRLGGIFAFVMLLALWRFVPDAVWLGLILLVVIWWCANRLTFDCTLVDDSRDTSQKGLMQWIGADFDSLGSEPEKTPPQTQVAADEEPEKKRSWLWDVLDPTSTRFAPGVWIIYFSMAALPLFGLGQAFEPSGDASLRWRLFLYLFTYVASALGLLMSTSFLSLRRYLGKRNLEMPTSMVGIWLGTGAVLIAVVMLVTAILPRPHAEYEVAKIPSVGEMLKRAASNYAVGKDGTQDDEKQGTTESNDQQQAGKEQKEAGDGDQGEKSETQTKSGDGDKQSSSGKKSDQGKSGDDKSQKSQNQGDQKNDSSSQKSDSQSAQQQSDQKSEQKSDSGKSQQQSQSDGEKSDTQKSDGEQSNDNNKSEQQPNENKSSENQSSQNNAAKPPSEAPKPPQPSSPPFNLMSLVGSLGYLVKLIIYGAVALAALYFAWKFRAQIAESWAKFVDDMRKLWDYLFGRRTQPVLATAEAAPVAKTPLFPAFASPFAPGAKKRSPEQLVRYTFQALEAWGADKGVPRDSDQTVEEFARRLASEFSNTEIGPLARELARQYDEVAYGSGKAPREATECAQRLWRNLQSAY from the coding sequence ATGGGCAAACGACAAACTGAACTCGACTACGCGGTCATCGCCATTAATCCGGCGCTGATCATGCTATTGGTCGGCAGTTTGGTGCTGTTTCTGCTCGAGTTGTTCTACCGCGGACCGTATATGGGCCGCATGCAGTTCATCATGGGAGACTTCGTCTTCGCCTGCGTGTTGCTGTCGCGATTGACGATCGAAGAAGGATTTGAAAAGTCAGGGCGGCTCGGCGGGATCTTCGCATTCGTAATGCTGCTGGCCCTGTGGAGATTTGTCCCCGACGCCGTCTGGCTCGGCCTGATTCTGCTGGTCGTGATCTGGTGGTGCGCCAACCGATTGACCTTCGACTGCACGCTGGTCGACGACTCCCGCGACACGTCGCAAAAAGGGTTGATGCAGTGGATCGGGGCCGATTTTGACAGCCTCGGCAGCGAACCAGAAAAAACGCCGCCGCAAACTCAGGTCGCAGCCGACGAAGAGCCGGAGAAAAAGCGGAGTTGGCTCTGGGATGTGCTCGATCCGACTTCCACCCGATTCGCCCCTGGCGTCTGGATCATTTATTTCTCGATGGCGGCGCTGCCGCTGTTTGGTCTCGGTCAGGCGTTCGAACCAAGCGGTGATGCGAGTCTCCGCTGGCGGCTGTTTCTTTACCTTTTCACGTACGTCGCCTCGGCCCTCGGCTTGTTGATGTCGACCAGCTTTCTCAGTCTGCGTCGCTACCTGGGCAAGCGGAACTTGGAGATGCCGACGTCGATGGTCGGCATCTGGCTCGGCACCGGCGCCGTATTGATCGCCGTCGTGATGCTGGTCACCGCGATCCTGCCGCGGCCGCATGCCGAATATGAAGTCGCCAAGATCCCGAGCGTCGGTGAGATGCTCAAGCGGGCCGCTTCCAACTACGCCGTCGGCAAAGATGGGACGCAAGACGATGAGAAACAGGGGACGACCGAGTCGAACGATCAGCAGCAAGCCGGCAAAGAGCAAAAAGAAGCAGGCGACGGCGATCAAGGCGAAAAGAGCGAGACCCAAACAAAATCAGGAGACGGCGACAAACAATCTTCTTCCGGCAAGAAATCGGATCAAGGGAAAAGCGGCGACGACAAGTCGCAGAAGAGTCAGAACCAGGGAGATCAGAAGAACGACTCTTCCTCCCAAAAGAGCGATTCTCAAAGCGCGCAGCAGCAATCCGATCAGAAGTCGGAGCAGAAATCCGATTCTGGTAAGTCGCAACAACAGTCGCAGTCCGATGGGGAGAAATCGGACACGCAAAAATCGGATGGCGAGCAGTCGAACGACAACAACAAGTCGGAACAACAACCAAACGAGAACAAGTCGTCCGAAAACCAATCGTCGCAGAACAACGCGGCGAAACCTCCCAGCGAAGCGCCGAAGCCGCCGCAACCGTCCAGTCCACCGTTCAACTTGATGAGCCTCGTCGGTTCGCTCGGTTATCTGGTCAAACTGATCATCTACGGAGCGGTAGCGCTCGCGGCGCTCTATTTCGCTTGGAAGTTCCGTGCCCAGATCGCCGAGAGTTGGGCGAAGTTTGTCGACGATATGCGGAAGCTGTGGGACTATCTCTTCGGCCGCCGCACGCAGCCTGTTCTGGCGACAGCCGAAGCGGCTCCGGTCGCCAAAACCCCTCTCTTTCCTGCTTTCGCGTCTCCATTTGCTCCGGGGGCGAAGAAGCGATCGCCGGAACAACTTGTTCGTTACACGTTCCAGGCGCTGGAGGCCTGGGGCGCCGACAAGGGGGTCCCTCGCGACAGCGATCAAACGGTGGAGGAATTCGCGCGGCGCTTGGCCAGTGAGTTCTCCAACACCGAAATTGGCCCCTTGGCCCGGGAACTGGCCCGGCAATATGACGAAGTCGCCTATGGCTCGGGGAAAGCGCCTCGCGAGGCGACCGAGTGCGCCCAGCGACTCTGGCGAAACCTGCAATCGGCCTATTGA
- a CDS encoding DUF58 domain-containing protein: MRWFVGAILILIISSLFGLSLLVYSMYALLAVMIASRLLTRYWSRHLSITRSVNRLEVEEGDAIAVNVTVTNTGALPIPWLLVEDTLPRRATLHRPPALETSGDRITLASLGPRKSKSFYYQLRCNRRGYFPIGPAMLETGDLFGLYRLFRVLAPPDYLQVLPKVIPLDGFDIASRRPMGEIKMTHRLFEDPTRIAGVRAYQAGDPINRVNWSATARTGVLHSKVYEPSSIAGATIVLDFHKDSFAPQHEPIRSEMAISLAVAIAGAVQETGQQVGLVTNARDAAERIKRETLVTEVKSRAEARSVANVEKNNDHLVPQLVQTRRGNEQMALIRKMLARAEMTDGLTMSQLITETVSRIPRDATVIAVLTETTVETALALGNLRRAGYTVTAIINIFDEYEFAQAAGKLLAEGIRCRQLNNLENISTICQEQAFSWF; the protein is encoded by the coding sequence GTGCGCTGGTTTGTCGGCGCCATCCTGATTCTGATCATCTCGTCCCTATTCGGACTGAGCCTGCTCGTCTATTCGATGTACGCCCTGCTGGCGGTGATGATCGCCAGTCGGCTGCTGACTCGCTATTGGTCGCGGCACTTGTCGATCACCCGGTCGGTCAATCGCTTGGAAGTGGAAGAAGGGGACGCGATCGCGGTGAACGTGACGGTCACTAACACCGGGGCGCTGCCGATTCCCTGGCTGCTGGTCGAAGATACGCTTCCCCGCCGCGCGACGCTGCATCGCCCTCCGGCCCTGGAGACGAGCGGCGATCGGATCACGCTCGCTTCGCTCGGCCCACGGAAGTCAAAGTCGTTTTACTACCAACTCCGCTGCAATCGGCGCGGTTATTTTCCGATCGGCCCAGCGATGCTCGAGACCGGCGACTTGTTCGGGCTCTATCGGCTGTTTCGCGTCCTGGCGCCGCCTGATTACCTGCAAGTGCTGCCGAAAGTAATTCCGCTCGACGGGTTCGACATCGCGTCGCGACGTCCGATGGGGGAAATCAAGATGACCCATCGGTTGTTTGAAGATCCGACTCGGATCGCCGGGGTCCGCGCCTATCAGGCCGGCGATCCGATCAACCGGGTCAATTGGTCCGCCACCGCACGGACCGGCGTGCTTCATAGCAAGGTCTATGAACCGTCGAGCATCGCCGGCGCGACGATCGTCCTCGACTTCCACAAAGATAGCTTCGCACCGCAGCACGAGCCGATCCGCTCCGAAATGGCGATCTCGCTGGCGGTCGCGATCGCCGGCGCGGTGCAAGAGACCGGCCAGCAAGTTGGCCTGGTTACCAACGCTCGCGACGCCGCCGAGCGAATCAAGCGCGAAACGCTGGTCACCGAAGTGAAAAGTCGGGCGGAAGCCCGCTCGGTCGCCAACGTCGAAAAAAACAACGACCATCTCGTGCCGCAGTTGGTCCAAACGCGCCGCGGCAACGAGCAGATGGCGCTGATTCGCAAGATGCTGGCCCGGGCCGAAATGACCGACGGCCTGACGATGTCGCAACTGATCACCGAGACGGTCAGTCGCATTCCCCGCGACGCGACGGTCATCGCCGTCTTGACCGAGACGACGGTCGAAACGGCGTTGGCGCTCGGCAATCTCCGCCGCGCCGGATACACCGTCACCGCCATCATCAACATTTTTGACGAATACGAATTCGCCCAAGCGGCTGGTAAACTGCTGGCGGAGGGAATTCGTTGTCGCCAATTGAACAACCTGGAAAACATCAGCACCATCTGCCAGGAACAAGCGTTCTCGTGGTTCTAG